The Rubeoparvulum massiliense genomic interval AAGCACCGAGCCATCAATATTACAGAAATCAGGAAAGGGGTATCAAGTTCATGCGGGAAGATAAATTTGTCAAAGAAGGCTTGACCTTTGATGACGTTTTGCTAGTTCCAGCTAAATCAGAGGTATTACCTAAGGAAGTAGATATAGCAACTTCACTTACACAGAAGGTGAAGCTGAATATTCCGATCATGAGTGCAGGCATGGATACTGTAACTGAAGCAGAGATGGCCATCGCTATGGCAAGGCAAGGTGGAATTGGCGTCATTCATAAAAACATGACTATCCAACAGCAAGCTGAAGAGGTGGATAAGGTAAAGCGCTCAGAAAGTGGTGTCATCACAAATCCATTCTATTTAACCCCTGATCATAAGGTGATGGATGCAGAGGAATTAATGGGTAAATATCGCATATCAGGAGTGCCTGTTGTTGATCATGAAAATAAATTAGTTGGGATTATTACCAACCGTGATCTTCGCTTTGTTCGGGATTATGATCAGCTTATTCAGGAGGTAATGACGAAGGAGAATCTGGTAACTGCACCAGTAGGAACTACTCTTGAAGAAGCTCAAGTGATTTTACAACAGCACAAAATTGAAAAACTACCGCTTGTTGATGAGAATAATCATCTAAAAGGCCTAATTACCATTAAGGATATTGAAAAAGCGATTCAATTCCCTAATGCAGCAAAGGATACTCAAGGAAGACTTCTTGTCGCAGGAGCTGTTGGTATCGCCAGCGATTCAGATGAACGGATTGCTGCATTGGTGGAAGCAGGTATTGATGCCCTTGTTATCGATACTGCCCATGGTCATTCAAAAGGAGTTCTCGATAAAGTAAGGGATGTACGAAAGAATTATCCTGATTTAGTAATCATTGCTGGCAATGTGGCTACTGCTGAAGCTACACGGGATCTAATCCTTGCAGGTGCCTCCGTTGTCAAAGTTGGTATTGGACCTGGTTCCATTTGTACCACACGAGTTGTTGCAGGTATCGGTGTTCCGCAAATTACAGCAATCTATGATTGTGCGAAAGAGGCAAGAAAATACGGCGTTCCAGTTATTGCAGACGGTGGTATCAAGTATTCTGGTGATATTACTAAGGCTATTGCAGCAGGTGCTTCTGTTGTCATGTTAGGCAGTCTGCTTGCAGGAACAAGCGAAAGTCCAGGTGAAATGGAGCTATACCAAGGTCGCCGTTATAAGGTCTATCGCGGCATGGGTTCATTAGGTGCCATGAAAGCTGGTAGTAAGGACCGCTATTTTCAAGAAGATGCCAAGAAATTGGTACCTGAGGGTATTGAGGGACGTCTTCCATACCGTGGACCACTTTCCGATACAATTTTTCAACTTGTTGGTGGTCTTCGTGCAGGTATGGGCTATTGCGGTGCAAAGGATATTGTTACCTTACAAAATGAAGGCCAATTTGTTCGTATCACTGGTGCTGGCTTAAAAGAGAGTCATCCCCATGATGTTCAAATAACGAAGGAAGCTCCTAACTATACAATTTCCTAATGGTGTTGTGAAACATTTTTTCCTTATATGCGTTGAATAGACAGAGAGTTCTCTCTGTCTATTTTGCTTCATTTTATTTATAATGTAAGGTGATTGTTGCTTAACGTAGAAAGATAGAGGAGTGTAAACCAATGCAGTTTTATAAGAAAACAGTAATTCTGTTAATGGTTAGTTTCTTGATGATTTTCAGCTTCATTCCAACTCATTCTCACATGGTCTATGCAGCAACACCATCCTTTGATATTGGAGTTGACTCAGCAATATTACTTGAAGCTTCTACTGGTAAGGTATTATATAAGAAAAATGAGAATACGCCTCTACCGCCTGCCAGTATGACGAAGATGATGACAGAGTATCTTGTTTTGGATCAGATTAAACAAGGTAAGCTTACGTGGGAGACCAAGGTTAAGGCAAGTGAATATGCGTATTTTATGGCTCAACGCGGCTCTCGAGTCATGTTAAACTTAAATGAAGAGCGGACAGTTCGTGAACTGTTTGAAGGGATGGCAGTCGCTTCAGCTAATGATGCCACTGTTGCTTTAGCAGAGCAGATTGCTGGCAGTGAACCTAATTTTGTGAAGATGATGAATGAAAAGGCAAAGGAATTTGGAATGAATAATACCCACTTCTTAAATGCAAGCGGTTATCCTCCTGAAGAGATGGGAGAATACGCACCAGAAGGTATGGGTTCTGATATGCATTACATGTCAGCACGGGATGCTGCAATACTGGCGCAACGTTTGCTGCAAGACTTTCCAGAGATTACACAGTTTACATCGCTTTCAAGCATTACATTTCCACCAGATCCCATGGGAGCCACTCGTCCTGCACAGCATACCAATTGGAATAAGCTTGTTGTAGAAGGCTCACCATTTCAATATCCTGGTGCGGATGGCTTGAAAACAGGCTCTACAGATGCTGCAAAATACTGTCTCACTTCTACAGCACAACGAGATGGCATGCGTTTGATCGCTGTAGTGATGCGAGCTGAAACGGAAGATGTCCGTTTTAATGAATCTCGACGCTTATTAGATTTTGGCTTTCAAAACTTTGAGATGAAAGAGATTGTTCCACAGGGTGCAAGCAAATGGGGAACAGAAGAGAATGATGTAACGGCTAAAGTTAAAAAAGGAAAAGAGAAGGAAGTGTCCGTAAAGACAGCAGATGCAATTCGGATGGTTGTGCCAAAAGGTGAAGATTTGGCCTATGAAGTGACGGTAGAGTATGATCAAGATCATTTAGTTGCTCCCATTAAAAAGGGAGATGTAGTTGGTACTCTATCCATTCAATTGCAGGATGGCGGAGAGTATCTATCTCAATCAAACCAACCATCACTTACTACTGATTTAATTGCTCAAGAAGATGTTGAGAAGGCGAGCTGGATTCGCCTCGTATTTCGTGCGATTATCGGTTTCTTTGTAGGAATTTTTCATGCAATCGTTGATACGGTAAGCAGCTGGTTCTAGTCATATCGATTCATTAACTAAAATAACGCCTAAAATTAGTCGACCGCTGAAAATTGGTCAACCAATTTTGGGCGTTTTTTTATTATTTTTAGAAAAATCGTATGTGTTTGAAGAAAAGCAAGCGGTTTTACATGAAAAAAAGAAAATTATGCACTTGTGAAAGTTGGCACGATAATTGCTTATTAATATAAGTGAAACAAACGAACCTCCTGTGGATCCAAGCGAGGTTTGTGATGTTTCCAATTTGGACGGAGGAGGAATTTTCTAAGATGACTGATACAAAAAAACGTGAAGTATTAGTAGAAACATTTGAAGGAAGTCGCAAAAAAGTTCTAAATGACCGTCGCTTTTCTTTAGTAAACGGCCACCTCGCATTCGAAGGTGTGGACGTAACGGAGATTACTAAAAAATATCCTACACCAGTTTATGTCTACTCCGAAAAAGAAATCATCCGTAATATTGATGAAATTAAAAACGCATTCAGCATTCATCCTAACACAAAAATTTTCTATGCTTCAAAAGCTTGTTCCGTAATGCAAGTATTACGTGCAGTAAAAAATACTGGTATCTGTGCAGAAGCTAACTCTATGTTCGAAGTACGTAAATGTTTAGAAATTGGTTTTAGCGGTGACCAAATTGTTTTCAATGGTGTTGTTAAGAAACCAGAAGACTTGGAATTTGCGATTGCCAATGATCTATATCTAATCAACGTCGATAGCTTCTATGAACTAGAAGTAATTAATGAAATTGCAGAACGTCTAGGCAAGGTTGCCAATGTCTGCGTACGGATTGAACCAAACGTTCCATCTGCTACTCACCCTGGTCTTGTTACCGCTTTCCATGCTAAATCTGGTATCGACCGTGAAGATGCAGAAAAAATGCTTCGTCGTATTAAAGAAATGCCTCATGTTCATGCTCGTGGCTTGCACATGCACGTTGGTGACCAAGTGCCAGAAGCAGAACCATTCCAAAAAGCTACCCGCGTAATGGTTGAAGAATCCATGAGACTTGAAAAGATTTTCGGCCAAGAATTTGAACTGATCAACGTAGGTGGCGGTATTCCAGTTCCTTATCGTTACGATGATGGAGATCCAATGGAAGACTATCTCTACGGTGGTATTGATTCTGACGATTTTGCTAAAGCCATTGTGGAAGAAGTTCATAAATGGCGTAAAGATATTCAAATCTGTATCGAACCAGGACGGAAAGTTCCAAGTAGTGCTTGTATCATGCTAACAACAGTAAGCTGCGAAAAAACAAAGACTAACTATGATGTTGAAGGTAACGTACAAGACCTCGTTGAATGGAAATTCGTCGATGCTGGTTATAGCGTAATTGGCGATAGCTTACACTTTGGCTGGTATTTCCATGTATTGAATGCTAGCAAGATGGATCAAAAACATGATGAATGGGTTAAAATCGCTGGTCCTCTCTGTGATGGCGGTGACTACTTCCATCAAGGTGTTGATGGAGAATTCTATCTATTACCACCAAAAACAGAAGTTGGCGATACAGTAGTCTTCCTTGATGCTGGTGCCTATTCCATCGAAAGTCAAACCGTGTACAACAATCGTCCACGTACTGCAGTGCTCATGATTACTAAAGAAGGAAATGTTGAATTAATCCGTCGTCAAGATACTTACGAAGATATGGTAGGTTATGATATCTATTAATCTTTATATTTCGGTATGGCCTATCAGCATAAGCTGATAGGCCCACCCAAGAAGGGATGATTTTTGTGAGTAACGACAAATTAATGGGCGTTAAGGATATAGTGCTCATGAACGTTGTAGCCATCCTGAGTTTGCGTCAAATCCCGAACGTTGCTCCTTATGGAGCTTCATCCATTCTTTTGTGGATCATTGCAGCATTCTGCTTCTTCGTTCCACTAGGAATGGTGTGCGGTGAGTTAGCAACTGGTTGGCCAAAAGATGGTGGTATTTTTGTTTGGGTTGCAGAAGCATTTGGCCCTCGGGTCGGTTGGATTGTAGCCTTCCTATTTATCATTTGCTGTGTAACCTTCTTCCCTGTCATGCTATCTTTCTTCTTTGTAACCATCGCGTATATTATTGACCCGGCACTAGCGGATAATAAGGTCTTTATCGGTATCGCTTCTGCCCTCATGATGTGGGTGTTAACTTGGTTAAATATTAAAGGGATGGATTGGACCAAACGGATCAATAACTGGGGTGCCATCCTCGGGGTTTTCGTTCCATCAATTATCCTAGTATTACTAGCTGTTGTATGGCTTGTTACTGGCCGTCCAATGATGACTGATTATACATTTACTGCAGCTAATTGGTTACCAGACTTAGCACACTGGGATACCATCGTATTCTGTTCATCCATGATGTTCGCATTTGCTGGTTTGGAAGTATCTGCAATGATTGCTGGTCATACTCGTAACCCAGGTAAAGATTTCCCACGTGCTATTCTTATCTCTGGTATTGTTATCGTTGCAATCTACATTTTAGGTACCATTTCCATTAACGTATTGTTCCCTGCAAGTGATGCAAACATCGTAGCAGGCTTCATGCAAGCGATGGGTGCAGCAGGGGAAGAATTAGGTGCACCATGGCTTCTTCCAGTCGTAGGTATTTGTATGGGTCTCGGTGCTCTTGGACAAGTAAACTCTTGGATGGTTGGACCAATCTATATGCTCAACGTAGCTGCTAAAGATGGTAACATCCTTGGTAAGAAGATTAGTGAAACGAACGCTGCAGGCGCACCTGCTTTCGCTTTGATCATCCAAGCGGTTATTACAACAATGTTCTGCGTTATGAACTTCATCTCACCTAGTGTTGAAGCAGCATACTGGACATTAACTGCATTAACAACACTCACTTATTTTGTACCTTATATGCTGATGTTTATCGCTTACTATAAATTACGTAAGGATCAACCTGATGTACATCGCGCATTTATGATTCCTGGTAAGGTATTGCCAATCATTTTACCAGCACTAGGCTTCATTTCGGTTCTATTTGCTGTAATTCTAATCTTCATCCCACCTGCAGAATTGGATATGGGGAATATCTTCGTTTATGAATCTGAATTAGCTGGCGGTTTAATTATCGGTGCTCTTGTTGCTGACATTCTTTATAAACGTGCGAAAAAGAGACAAGCTGCTCAACCTGCTACAGCTGCTAAGGAGGAGTAATCATGGGGTATCCACGCTTAGAGATTAATGTAC includes:
- the guaB gene encoding IMP dehydrogenase, with protein sequence MREDKFVKEGLTFDDVLLVPAKSEVLPKEVDIATSLTQKVKLNIPIMSAGMDTVTEAEMAIAMARQGGIGVIHKNMTIQQQAEEVDKVKRSESGVITNPFYLTPDHKVMDAEELMGKYRISGVPVVDHENKLVGIITNRDLRFVRDYDQLIQEVMTKENLVTAPVGTTLEEAQVILQQHKIEKLPLVDENNHLKGLITIKDIEKAIQFPNAAKDTQGRLLVAGAVGIASDSDERIAALVEAGIDALVIDTAHGHSKGVLDKVRDVRKNYPDLVIIAGNVATAEATRDLILAGASVVKVGIGPGSICTTRVVAGIGVPQITAIYDCAKEARKYGVPVIADGGIKYSGDITKAIAAGASVVMLGSLLAGTSESPGEMELYQGRRYKVYRGMGSLGAMKAGSKDRYFQEDAKKLVPEGIEGRLPYRGPLSDTIFQLVGGLRAGMGYCGAKDIVTLQNEGQFVRITGAGLKESHPHDVQITKEAPNYTIS
- a CDS encoding APC family permease, producing MNVVAILSLRQIPNVAPYGASSILLWIIAAFCFFVPLGMVCGELATGWPKDGGIFVWVAEAFGPRVGWIVAFLFIICCVTFFPVMLSFFFVTIAYIIDPALADNKVFIGIASALMMWVLTWLNIKGMDWTKRINNWGAILGVFVPSIILVLLAVVWLVTGRPMMTDYTFTAANWLPDLAHWDTIVFCSSMMFAFAGLEVSAMIAGHTRNPGKDFPRAILISGIVIVAIYILGTISINVLFPASDANIVAGFMQAMGAAGEELGAPWLLPVVGICMGLGALGQVNSWMVGPIYMLNVAAKDGNILGKKISETNAAGAPAFALIIQAVITTMFCVMNFISPSVEAAYWTLTALTTLTYFVPYMLMFIAYYKLRKDQPDVHRAFMIPGKVLPIILPALGFISVLFAVILIFIPPAELDMGNIFVYESELAGGLIIGALVADILYKRAKKRQAAQPATAAKEE
- a CDS encoding D-alanyl-D-alanine carboxypeptidase family protein, which produces MQFYKKTVILLMVSFLMIFSFIPTHSHMVYAATPSFDIGVDSAILLEASTGKVLYKKNENTPLPPASMTKMMTEYLVLDQIKQGKLTWETKVKASEYAYFMAQRGSRVMLNLNEERTVRELFEGMAVASANDATVALAEQIAGSEPNFVKMMNEKAKEFGMNNTHFLNASGYPPEEMGEYAPEGMGSDMHYMSARDAAILAQRLLQDFPEITQFTSLSSITFPPDPMGATRPAQHTNWNKLVVEGSPFQYPGADGLKTGSTDAAKYCLTSTAQRDGMRLIAVVMRAETEDVRFNESRRLLDFGFQNFEMKEIVPQGASKWGTEENDVTAKVKKGKEKEVSVKTADAIRMVVPKGEDLAYEVTVEYDQDHLVAPIKKGDVVGTLSIQLQDGGEYLSQSNQPSLTTDLIAQEDVEKASWIRLVFRAIIGFFVGIFHAIVDTVSSWF
- the lysA gene encoding ornithine/lysine decarboxylase DokD — protein: MTDTKKREVLVETFEGSRKKVLNDRRFSLVNGHLAFEGVDVTEITKKYPTPVYVYSEKEIIRNIDEIKNAFSIHPNTKIFYASKACSVMQVLRAVKNTGICAEANSMFEVRKCLEIGFSGDQIVFNGVVKKPEDLEFAIANDLYLINVDSFYELEVINEIAERLGKVANVCVRIEPNVPSATHPGLVTAFHAKSGIDREDAEKMLRRIKEMPHVHARGLHMHVGDQVPEAEPFQKATRVMVEESMRLEKIFGQEFELINVGGGIPVPYRYDDGDPMEDYLYGGIDSDDFAKAIVEEVHKWRKDIQICIEPGRKVPSSACIMLTTVSCEKTKTNYDVEGNVQDLVEWKFVDAGYSVIGDSLHFGWYFHVLNASKMDQKHDEWVKIAGPLCDGGDYFHQGVDGEFYLLPPKTEVGDTVVFLDAGAYSIESQTVYNNRPRTAVLMITKEGNVELIRRQDTYEDMVGYDIY